A genome region from Triticum aestivum cultivar Chinese Spring chromosome 2B, IWGSC CS RefSeq v2.1, whole genome shotgun sequence includes the following:
- the LOC123046296 gene encoding pentatricopeptide repeat-containing protein At5g03800: MATSTSSSPAPLPLAPPPPPRSRLSFPAPAPPPPPATTTSTATHGTAPRLRLLPHAADPRAAHAVAAKSSADARPANAVMCGYIRAGRLIDAVEVFDRMTARDAASYSALISGHARLGSPVSAAAALFRSMRLAGLAPTEYTFVGLLTACIRRGNPRLGTQVHALAAKGRYYGGSLLVANALLGMYVKCGRLEDALRMFDGMEERDVSSWNTVLSGLVELGRYEEAFELFGDMRTADVAVDRFSLSALLTAATEGFSLPLGAAVHALSLKSGLEVDLSVGNALIGFYAEHGDSVEDVVGVFQRMPVKDVISWTGLLNGYMEFGLVDKALGVFDRMPERNFVTYNAVLTGFCQNREGVRVSFARKAGLQGLGLFRQMLENGLEMSDVTMTGVLNACAIAADRKMSEQVHTFVIKCGCGSSPWIDAALIDMCVKCGRSGDARLLFEHWRHQESFHIAWSSLLLSSVRDGEYEKALSTFLQMFRSSDIQFIDAFLLTTALGVCGALGFTELGKQMHVLAAKSGLLRACGVGNAIVSMYGKCGQLENAVTFFQRMPHRDLVSWNALITAHLLHRQGDEIWDIWSQMERLAIEPDSVTFLLIISACSCTDSDSADASMELFRCMSSKYNTEPAMEHFAAVVYVLGCWGHFDEAEQFIASMPFKPGALVWRSLLESCSKQYNMTLRRRAMNHLLALEPQDPSTYVLASNLYSESAKWHCSENTRLEMREKGIHKIPARSWTFYDNAIHSFFARDRSHPQSKDIYAGLDVLTLECIKAGYEPDTTFVLHDVEEYQKRHFLMYHSAKLAATYGLLMAGSGKIIRVVKNIRMCGDCHSFLEHASAATGKEISVRDSNGFHVFRAGICSCRE, encoded by the exons ATGGCCACTTCCACCTCATCCTCCCCTGCCCCTCTTCCCCTCgcacccccgcccccgccccgtTCGCGCCTCTCCTTTCCGGcccctgcgccacctcctcctcccgctaCCACCACCAGCACTGCC ACCCATGGCACCGCACCCCGCCTTCGCCTCCTCCCCCACGCGGCCGACCCCCGCGCAGCGCACGCGGTCGCGGCCAAGTCTAGCGCGGACGCGCGCCCCGCGAACGCCGTCATGTGCGGCTACATCCGCGCGGGCCGCCTCATCGATGCGGTTGAGGTGTTCGACCGGATGACCGCCCGTGACGCTGCCTCCTACAGCGCGCTCATTTCGGGCCACGCCCGGCTGGGCTCCCCCGTATCTGCTGCCGCGGCGCTCTTCCGCAGCATGCGCCTCGCGGGACTCGCCCCCACAGAGTACACTTTCGTGGGCCTCCTCACCGCCTGCATCCGCAGGGGCAACCCGCGGCTCGGGACCCAGGTCCACGCGCTCGCCGCCAAGGGACGGTACTACGGCGGCTCTCTCCTCGTCGCCAACGCGCTCCTTGGCATGTACGTCAAGTGCGGTCGCTTAGAGGACGCTCTGAGGATGTTCGACGGTATGGAGGAGCGCGACGTGTCCTCGTGGAACACGGTGCTGTCCGGCCTGGTCGAGCTGGGGAGGTACGAGGAGGCGTTTGAGCTGTTTGGGGACATGAGGACGGCCGATGTTGCGGTCGACCGGTTTTCTCTGTCAGCGCTTCTGACGGCGGCTACTGAAGGGTTCAGCCTGCCTCTGGGGGCAGCGGTGCACGCTCTGTCTCTCAAGTCCGGTCTGGAGGTGGATTTGAGTGTGGGCAATGCGCTCATTGGATTTTATGCTGAGCATGGTGATTCTGTCGAGGATGTGGTTGGTGTGTTTCAGAGGATGCCAGTAAAGGACGTAATTTCGTGGACTGGGTTACTCAATGGATACATGGAATTTGGTTTAGTTGACAAGGCTCTGGGTGTGTTTGATCGGATGCCTGAGAGGAATTTTGTTACATATAATGCAGTTCTCACCGGGTTTTGTCAGAACAGGGAAGGTGTGCGAGTCAGTTTTGCTAGGAAGGCTGGGCTGCAGGGGCTCGGGTTGTTTAGGCAGATGCTGGAGAATGGGTTGGAGATGTCAGACGTTACTATGACTGGTGTCCTCAATGCTTGTGCTATTGCTGCGGATAGAAAGATGAGTGAGCAGGTTCACACATTTGTGATTAAGTGTGGCTGCGGTTCAAGTCCTTGGATTGACGCCGCATTGATAGACATGTGTGTCAAGTGTGGTAGGTCTGGAGATGCACGTCTGTTGTTTGAACATTGGCGCCACCAGGAGAGTTTTCACATTGCTTGGAGCTCTTTACTGCTTTCTAGCGTTAGAGATGGAGAGTATGAGAAAGCGCTTTCTACATTCCTTCAAATGTTTAGAAGCAGCGATATTCAGTTCATTGATGCGTTTTTGTTGACTACTGCTCTTGGAGTTTGTGGTGCTTTGGGTTTTACGGAACTTGGAAAGCAAATGCATGTGCTTGCTGCAAAATCTGGGCTTTTGCGTGCTTGTGGAGTTGGTAATGCAATTGTCAGTATGTATGGCAAGTGCGGACAATTGGAAAATGCAGTCACTTTCTTTCAGCGAATGCCTCATCGAGACCTTGTGtcttggaatgcgctgatcacTGCTCATCTTCTCCATCGCCAGGGAGATGAAATATGGGACATATGGTCTCAAATGGAGAGATTAGCCATCGAGCCTGACTCCGTGACCTTTCTTCTGATCATATCAGCTTGCAGTTGTACAGACTCAGATTCTGCAGATGCATCTATGGAACTGTTTCGTTGTATGTCAAGCAAGTACAACACTGAACCTGCTATGGAACACTTTGCAGCAGTTGTGTACGTCCTTGGCTGCTGGGGTCATTTTGATGAGGCTGAACAGTTTATAGCTAGTATGCCATTCAAGCCTGGTGCATTAGTTTGGCGATCTTTGCTGGAAAGCTGTAGCAAGCAGTACAATATGACACTGCGAAGGCGAGCTATGAATCATCTACTTGCCCTGGAACCACAAGACCCATCCACATATGTTCTGGCATCTAATCTGTACTCTGAATCAGCAAAGTGGCATTGCTCAGAGAACACAAGGCTGGAGATGCGGGAAAAGGGTATCCATAAGATTCCAGCAAGGAGCTGGACATTTTATGACAATGCTATTCACTCATTTTTCGCTCGAGATAGATCACATCCTCAGTCCAAGGACATCTATGCTGGTCTGGACGTGCTAACTCTTGAGTGCATTAAGGCCGGGTATGAACCAGACACCACCTTTGTCCTACATGATGTCGAGGAATACCAAAAGAGACACTTCCTAATGTACCACAGTGCAAAGCTGGCAGCTACATATGGCCTCCTAATGGCAGGCTCTGGGAAAATTATCCGTGTCGTGAAGAACATCCGCATGTGTGGTGACTGCCACTCATTTCTGGAGCATGCCTCTGCTGCTACCGGAAAAGAGATTTCAGTCAGAGACTCGAATGGGTTTCATGTTTTTAGGGCAGGGATTTGTTCCTGTAGAGAATAG
- the LOC123041773 gene encoding probable E3 ubiquitin-protein ligase LUL2: MERHRVVAVSAGVNVKGHTLRLEREDDGGHLLAFSFDADVPRSITVYFFAQEGDDCVLKGTKENLLKLLRKVMVRSSGNQVELESSSGTRRKVYQVLLFS; this comes from the exons ATGGAGCGGCACAGAGTCGTTGCGGTGAGTGCCGGCGTCAACGTCAAGGGGCATACCCTGCGGCTGGAGCGCGAAGACGACGGCGGCCACCTGCTTGCCTTCTCCTTTGACGCCGACGTGCCCCGGAG CATAACAGTTTACTTCTTTGCACAAGAAGGTGACGACTGTGTCCTGAAGGGCACAAAGGAAAATTTGCTCAAACTTTTAAGGAAGGTCATGGTCAGGAGTTCAGGCAACCAAGTGGAACTGGAATCAAGCTCGGGGACAAGGAGGAAAGTTTACCAAGTCTTGTTGTTTAGCTAG